The Thermodesulfovibrionales bacterium genomic sequence AGATAAAAAATATAATAGCCTTTAAAAAAGGCCTTGGCTTTATCAATCTCATTGTGCTCTTTTCAACAATCCTTCCCCTTGCCTCATCACTTAGAACATCACTGACAACAATATTCAGAATAGAAATTAAAAAACCTATCCTGATCGAAACACTTATAGACAGCGCAATCATAATGCTTTTTATTGCAGGTTTGACGCTTATTACAATGAAGGACCTATTTATTTCTCCTATTAGAACTTTAATGCCACTCTTTAATATGTCCTTTTTTATAAATATAATCCTTCCTGGAATAACGGTTTTTTTACTCACACTTTTCATTTTCATTGCCTTTACTTTCGGGGGATGGAATCCAAGATTGAATATTCCAAAGATATTTAATCTTTTTAATATTCCTCAGATGAGCTTCAGAATAAAGATAAAAAACCTGGCAGCAGGAGCCTTCGTAACTACTTTATTATGGTTCGGTCTGAAACCTCTATTTAATATAATACTTAAATACAATCCTGGCTATGGATTTATCTTCGGCTCTTTTAAATCCCTATTCATAATAATGATATGGATATATTATTCTCAAATAACCTTTCTTTTTGGTGCTGAATTAGCTGCCTGTCTTCAAAGAAAAGAGGCTATAATGCTTAAAAGGGCGATTAGGAAGGACAGGCCCATCCCTGAAAAATTGCGGGCTAAGTATGTATTGGTTTTCAAAAGTGGTGAGATTATATTCAATGAGAATGAGCAAGGAGATAGAATGTATTACATCCTTAAGGGAAAAGTCACCATCGAAAAATCAGGAAGGGAAGTCATGACAGTCGGTGAAGGCAGTTTCATTGGTGAAATCTCCTTTCTTCTCAATAAACCGCACCCGGCCTCGGCAAGGGCACAGGAAGATACAGAGTTGCTCTTAATTAATTGTCAAAACATAGAGCAACTCCTTCATGAAATACCAGAACTTTTCAGCGAGATTCTTAAGAACATGGCACTGAGACTTGAAAAAACAAATTCTGTGGTGGCTTAAAATATCAATATTTTTCTAAATTCTGCTCTTAATTTTAAGAGGACAATCGAAAAAT encodes the following:
- a CDS encoding YihY/virulence factor BrkB family protein; this translates as MILEIFKETFISFRRNNCMNMAASLAFFASLSLIPSLFLIAYLSGSIIGSSKMALIKVQELINQFIPRYSDIVLMEIKNIIAFKKGLGFINLIVLFSTILPLASSLRTSLTTIFRIEIKKPILIETLIDSAIIMLFIAGLTLITMKDLFISPIRTLMPLFNMSFFINIILPGITVFLLTLFIFIAFTFGGWNPRLNIPKIFNLFNIPQMSFRIKIKNLAAGAFVTTLLWFGLKPLFNIILKYNPGYGFIFGSFKSLFIIMIWIYYSQITFLFGAELAACLQRKEAIMLKRAIRKDRPIPEKLRAKYVLVFKSGEIIFNENEQGDRMYYILKGKVTIEKSGREVMTVGEGSFIGEISFLLNKPHPASARAQEDTELLLINCQNIEQLLHEIPELFSEILKNMALRLEKTNSVVA